Genomic DNA from Comamonas antarctica:
GGCGTATTTCCGCAAGCGCGGCCACCCGGGCAAGGCGCGCTCGCTGGTCAATGGCATGCTGCATGCCGAGGTGACCGAGTACCCGATGGAGTACCCGCTCACGACCGAGATTGCGCACGACGACCCGCGCTACATCGCGCAGCTGTCGGATTTCTATCTCGACTGGCAGGCGCGCCTGACCGAGCTCACGCGCAGCGAGGACGTGATCGTGCTGTGCGAGGGCGATCCGTTTCTCTACGGCTCGTTCATGCACCTCTACGTGCGCCTGCGCCAGGCGGGCCAGGTGCCGGTCGAGGTGCTGGCCGGCATTCCCGGCATGGTCGGCTGCTGGCATGCGACGGGCATTCCCATCACCTGGGGCGACGATGTGCTGAGCGTGCTGCCCGCGACGCTGCCCGATGCGCCGCTGCGCGAGCACATGGCGCGCTCCGATGCGCTGGTCATCATGAAGGTGGGCCGGCACCTGGGCCGCATCCGCGCGCTGCTGGCGCAGCAGGGCAAGCTCGACCAGGGCTGGCTGGTGATCAACGGCACCATGGCC
This window encodes:
- the cobI gene encoding precorrin-2 C(20)-methyltransferase; its protein translation is MNRGKIICVGLGPGDPELMSVKADRLLRSARHVAYFRKRGHPGKARSLVNGMLHAEVTEYPMEYPLTTEIAHDDPRYIAQLSDFYLDWQARLTELTRSEDVIVLCEGDPFLYGSFMHLYVRLRQAGQVPVEVLAGIPGMVGCWHATGIPITWGDDVLSVLPATLPDAPLREHMARSDALVIMKVGRHLGRIRALLAQQGKLDQGWLVINGTMADQQVMPLRDAPERCPYFSIVIVHGQGRRPANDM